The following are encoded in a window of Streptomyces sp. Go-475 genomic DNA:
- a CDS encoding serine hydrolase domain-containing protein, giving the protein MKARTSLLAAALVAGVMAGPSALPAAASAPAAPSAAAQSPDPALEAALRAALAGLPGADATAALVRVGGEEGVWRGSSGVHDLRTGRPADPAGRFRVGSVTKVFTAALALQLAAEGRLDLDRSARSYLPELIPASYGRVTVRQLLDHTHGIPAPDLPGTTVEEWYAHRFQVHDTRDLVRSATSKKPEFAPGERQHYLNIGYQIAGLVIERVTGDAYERQVARRVLKPLGLRDTYFPGANPRIVGPHNHGYQRMRLDDGTLGLRDVSVWGATDAWAAGDLISTTADLERFTRALFQGRVVRGPLLEEMFTLPKVTDLHSGEPAAYSVGLSMKELGGREVWGKTGGRWGYNTAVAATRDGSRTLVYSVNSTDAKGRDMNQVAENIMVAAFGRP; this is encoded by the coding sequence ATGAAGGCCCGTACCAGCCTGCTCGCCGCCGCGCTCGTCGCGGGGGTGATGGCGGGGCCGTCCGCGCTGCCGGCCGCCGCCTCGGCCCCGGCCGCGCCGTCCGCCGCGGCGCAGTCCCCGGACCCCGCCCTCGAAGCCGCCCTCCGAGCCGCCCTGGCCGGCCTCCCCGGCGCCGACGCGACGGCGGCGCTCGTGCGGGTCGGGGGCGAGGAGGGCGTCTGGCGGGGCAGTTCGGGCGTGCACGACCTGCGGACCGGCCGCCCGGCGGATCCGGCCGGCCGCTTCCGCGTCGGATCCGTCACCAAGGTCTTCACGGCGGCACTCGCCCTGCAACTGGCCGCCGAGGGCCGGCTGGACCTGGACCGCAGCGCCCGCTCCTACCTGCCGGAGCTGATCCCGGCCTCGTACGGGAGAGTGACCGTCCGGCAGCTCCTCGACCACACGCACGGCATCCCCGCGCCGGACCTCCCCGGGACCACCGTCGAGGAGTGGTACGCCCACCGCTTCCAGGTCCACGACACCCGGGACCTGGTCCGCTCGGCGACGTCGAAGAAGCCCGAGTTCGCGCCGGGCGAGCGGCAGCACTACCTCAACATCGGCTACCAGATCGCCGGGCTGGTCATCGAGCGCGTCACCGGCGACGCCTACGAGCGTCAGGTCGCGCGCCGGGTGCTGAAGCCGCTGGGGCTGCGGGACACGTACTTCCCCGGGGCGAACCCGCGCATCGTCGGGCCGCACAACCACGGCTACCAGCGGATGCGGCTGGACGACGGGACACTCGGGCTGCGCGACGTGTCCGTGTGGGGGGCGACGGACGCGTGGGCGGCCGGGGACCTCATCTCGACGACGGCGGACCTGGAGCGGTTCACGCGGGCCCTGTTCCAGGGGCGGGTGGTGCGCGGGCCGCTGCTGGAGGAGATGTTCACCCTGCCGAAGGTGACCGACCTCCACAGCGGCGAGCCGGCCGCCTACTCCGTCGGCCTCTCCATGAAGGAGCTGGGCGGACGCGAGGTCTGGGGCAAGACGGGCGGACGCTGGGGCTACAACACGGCCGTCGCCGCCACCCGGGACGGCTCGCGCACCCTCGTGTACAGCGTCAACTCCACGGACGCCAAGGGCCGGGACATGAACCAGGTGGCGGAGAACATCATGGTGGCGGCGTTCGGCCGGCCGTAG
- a CDS encoding helix-turn-helix domain-containing protein: protein MSATTRQVPVIKVVPEPDDLPEPLPEPAVEDLRLETVLGALSDPLRLRIVRKLLLESEAFDHSCGWFGLDRPKSSLTHHFKALREAGITRQRQYGLERRSHVRVTDLNARFPGLLDLVAAWTPPETP, encoded by the coding sequence ATGTCCGCGACGACGCGCCAGGTGCCGGTCATCAAGGTGGTGCCGGAGCCGGACGACCTGCCGGAACCGCTGCCCGAGCCGGCGGTGGAGGACCTGCGTCTCGAGACGGTGCTGGGCGCGCTGAGCGACCCGCTGCGCCTGCGGATCGTGCGGAAACTGCTGCTGGAGTCCGAGGCGTTCGACCACTCCTGCGGCTGGTTCGGCCTCGACCGCCCCAAGTCCTCCCTCACCCACCACTTCAAGGCCCTGCGCGAGGCCGGCATCACCCGCCAGCGCCAGTACGGCCTGGAACGCCGCAGCCACGTCCGGGTCACCGACCTCAACGCCCGCTTCCCGGGCCTGCTCGACCTGGTGGCAGCGTGGACGCCACCGGAGACACCCTGA
- a CDS encoding histidine kinase produces MGIRGVLREWWERGRALAAANPLLLDVGVALLVQGAMTMPFLVPRPPGTPPATWAAYGLSTLTVLPLVWRRRAPVAVLFAVLAANALYRLTVDGPGQPLPYTGLVVVYTIAAVSPPRKRLVAALVMVVAVPVGVWLNTRSARELTFSCFVLAAAYVFGRLTDARRRAHLVEAERAAARERARIAREMHDILSHAVSLMIVQAEAGPVAVRHAPERAEATFDAISATGRDAMAQLRRMLGVLRDGDEPGGSPRAPQPGLAELPALLDRVRDSGLAVGYGTTGRVRPVPDAVAATVFRVVQEALTNTVRHADARTVAVRLDYREAELEVRVTDDGRGPRPVPGAGGHGLVGVRERAAAHGGSAVAGPGADGRGFEVRARIPVPVAVEAGS; encoded by the coding sequence ATGGGCATACGCGGGGTGCTGCGGGAGTGGTGGGAGCGGGGGCGGGCCCTGGCGGCGGCCAATCCGCTGCTGCTCGACGTCGGCGTGGCGCTCCTCGTCCAGGGCGCGATGACCATGCCGTTCCTCGTGCCGCGCCCGCCCGGGACGCCGCCCGCGACCTGGGCCGCGTACGGGCTGAGCACCCTCACCGTGCTGCCCCTGGTGTGGCGGCGGCGCGCGCCCGTCGCCGTGCTGTTCGCGGTGCTGGCCGCCAACGCGCTGTACCGGCTGACCGTGGACGGGCCCGGGCAGCCGCTGCCGTACACCGGGCTCGTGGTCGTGTACACCATCGCCGCGGTCTCGCCCCCGCGGAAGCGGCTCGTCGCCGCCCTGGTCATGGTCGTCGCGGTGCCCGTGGGCGTGTGGCTGAACACGCGGTCCGCGCGTGAACTGACCTTCTCCTGCTTCGTGCTGGCCGCCGCCTACGTCTTCGGGCGGCTGACCGACGCCCGCCGGCGGGCGCACCTGGTCGAGGCCGAGCGGGCCGCCGCGCGGGAACGGGCCCGGATCGCGCGGGAGATGCACGACATCCTCTCCCACGCGGTGAGCCTGATGATCGTGCAGGCGGAGGCCGGGCCGGTCGCGGTGCGGCACGCGCCGGAGCGGGCGGAGGCCACCTTCGACGCGATCTCCGCCACCGGACGGGACGCCATGGCCCAGTTGCGCCGGATGCTGGGGGTGCTGCGCGACGGCGACGAGCCCGGCGGCTCCCCGCGCGCCCCGCAGCCCGGGCTCGCCGAACTGCCCGCGCTCCTCGACCGGGTGCGGGACAGCGGTCTCGCCGTCGGGTACGGGACGACGGGCCGCGTCCGGCCGGTGCCGGACGCGGTCGCCGCCACCGTCTTCCGGGTCGTCCAGGAGGCCCTGACCAATACCGTCCGCCACGCTGACGCCCGTACCGTGGCCGTGCGACTGGACTACCGGGAAGCCGAGTTGGAGGTACGTGTGACGGACGACGGGCGGGGGCCGCGTCCCGTGCCCGGGGCCGGCGGGCACGGGCTGGTGGGGGTCCGGGAGCGGGCGGCGGCCCACGGCGGCAGCGCGGTCGCCGGGCCGGGAGCGGACGGGCGCGGGTTCGAGGTGCGGGCGCGGATCCCCGTACCGGTCGCGGTGGAGGCGGGGTCGTGA
- a CDS encoding response regulator transcription factor — MTIRVVVADDQELVRSGFAMILDVQPDIEVVAEAGDGAAAVEAVRRHAPDVALLDIRMPRLDGIGACRAISAAGGCRTVMLTTFDSDEYVYEALHAGASGFLLKDVRRDDLVHAVRVVARGDSLLAPSVARRLVEQYTRPAAARPRRPDPRLDVLTARERETLLLLARGLSNAEIAAELVVSDHTVKTHVGNVLAKLGLRDRIQAVICAYETGLVTAGGPPPGGAALAGASPAPARNRPARTARGGDPRAAPGPEDGAVHNDGPHHWSRP, encoded by the coding sequence GTGACGATCCGGGTCGTGGTGGCGGACGACCAGGAGCTGGTGCGCAGCGGCTTCGCGATGATCCTGGACGTCCAGCCGGACATCGAGGTCGTCGCGGAGGCGGGCGACGGGGCGGCGGCGGTCGAGGCGGTGCGGCGGCACGCTCCGGACGTGGCGCTGCTCGACATCCGGATGCCGCGCCTGGACGGGATCGGGGCCTGCCGCGCCATCAGCGCGGCGGGCGGCTGCCGGACGGTGATGCTGACGACCTTCGACTCCGACGAGTACGTGTACGAGGCGCTGCACGCGGGCGCCAGCGGGTTCCTGCTGAAGGACGTCCGGCGGGACGACCTCGTGCACGCGGTGCGGGTCGTCGCCCGGGGCGACTCGCTGCTCGCGCCGTCGGTGGCCCGGCGCCTGGTGGAGCAGTACACCCGGCCCGCCGCCGCCCGGCCGCGCCGGCCCGACCCCCGGCTGGACGTGCTGACCGCGCGGGAACGCGAGACGCTGCTGCTGCTCGCGCGCGGCCTGTCGAACGCCGAGATCGCCGCCGAGCTGGTGGTCAGCGACCACACGGTCAAGACGCATGTCGGCAACGTCCTGGCGAAGCTGGGGCTGCGGGACCGGATCCAGGCCGTGATCTGCGCGTACGAGACGGGCCTGGTCACGGCCGGGGGTCCCCCGCCCGGGGGAGCGGCCCTGGCCGGTGCCTCCCCCGCACCGGCGAGGAACCGGCCGGCCCGAACCGCCCGCGGGGGCGATCCGCGTGCCGCCCCCGGTCCGGAGGATGGAGCCGTCCACAACGACGGTCCCCACCACTGGAGTCGACCATGA
- a CDS encoding response regulator transcription factor: MSIRVLLADDQALLRATFRILIDSCADMEVVAEASDGAEAVELTRTHRPDIVLMDIRMPGTDGLTATSALCADPELSATRVLILTTFETEDYVAQALRAGASGFLGKDVTADTLLTGLRTVASGEALLSPGATRSLITRFLMAPAPGTHLAPPERLADLTVREREVMALAAEGRSNTEIAEDLTLSPLTVRTHIHRAMTKLGARDRAQLVVIAYQTGLVRATPPA, from the coding sequence TTGAGCATCAGGGTGCTGCTCGCCGACGACCAGGCCCTGCTGCGGGCCACGTTCCGGATCCTCATCGACTCCTGCGCGGACATGGAAGTGGTCGCCGAGGCCTCCGACGGCGCGGAGGCGGTGGAACTGACCCGGACCCACCGCCCGGACATCGTCCTCATGGACATCCGCATGCCCGGCACCGACGGCCTGACCGCCACCTCCGCCCTGTGCGCCGACCCGGAGCTGTCCGCCACCCGTGTCCTGATCCTGACCACGTTCGAGACCGAGGACTACGTCGCCCAGGCCCTGCGCGCCGGCGCCAGCGGCTTCCTCGGCAAGGACGTCACCGCCGACACCCTCCTGACCGGCCTGCGCACCGTGGCCTCGGGCGAGGCGCTCCTCTCGCCCGGCGCCACCCGTTCCCTCATCACCCGCTTCCTCATGGCACCGGCCCCCGGCACGCACCTGGCGCCGCCGGAGCGCCTCGCCGACCTCACGGTCCGGGAGCGGGAGGTGATGGCCCTGGCGGCGGAGGGGCGGTCCAACACCGAGATCGCCGAGGACCTCACGCTCAGCCCGCTGACCGTCCGCACCCACATCCACCGGGCCATGACCAAGCTGGGCGCCCGCGACCGGGCGCAACTGGTCGTCATCGCCTACCAGACGGGCCTGGTCCGGGCGACGCCCCCGGCGTGA